Proteins encoded in a region of the Dreissena polymorpha isolate Duluth1 chromosome 6, UMN_Dpol_1.0, whole genome shotgun sequence genome:
- the LOC127836368 gene encoding heat shock 70 kDa protein 12B-like isoform X1: MNMRIQKFAIHFLVTTQVIRLFKQWVCAIISVMASGSQSLIVAAFDFGTTYSGYAFSFKDSPDNVITNKSWTAGSGKLISHKTPTSVLLNEDGEFDSFGFDAEDKYSSLAEDGKHHGWRLFRRFKMVLQNQRISRSATVEDLEGKTFLAKPIFTMSLKYLQKHLLDALSMSKIGTRETDLKYVITVPAIWGIAAKQFMREAAIEAGIESDRLKLALEPEAAAVCYEALGHTLAGKTFMVVDIGGGTADISVYEKQSDDSLKNIHAPSGGPWGGIYVDANFIAFMTEVFGTMAINALQSEDMYDYFDMIRDFEVKKRKFEFDSKTDITFRIPVVLKEISENQCHQSLSDRLESLKYGKRVFTRGRDKLAVDSSIMQSWFTDPVSKTVNHISSILKEERMKDVGLIVVVGGFAESPYVQQRIKEELPGKQLLIPGEAGLAVLKGAVMFGHKPDIISSRVMDYTYGVRGWKQYDEEIHPAERKVYKHGKWRVNNIFKVFVRANEEVQVDSKLTHEANPHSTQSCIAIYRTKDRDPAFTTDFGCEQLGELVIYRDKTIPLEEQQNKTTFMFGDTELHVMCENVKTGKVETLTLDLSH, from the exons TTATGGCTAGCGGAAGTCAATCCCTGATAGTGGCCGCCTTCGACTTTGGAACCACGTACAGCGGATATGCGTTCTCCTTCAAAGACTCTCCAGACAACGTCATAACTAACAAGAGTTGGACTGCCGGGTCTGGTAAACTAATATCACATAAAACACCAACAAGTGTTCTTCTTAATGAGGATGGTGAGTTCGACTCTTTTGGATTCGACGCCGAGGATAAGTATTCATCTTTGGCAGAGGACGGAAAACACCATGGTTGGAGACTGTTTAGAAGATTTAAGATGGTTCTACAGAATCAG CGAATTTCGCGTTCAGCAACCGTTGAAGATTTGGAAGGTAAAACTTTCCTAGCCAAACCGATATTTACGATGTCGCTCAAGTATCTACAGAAACACCTGTTGGATGCTTTGAGTATGAGTAAAATTGGGACGAGAGAAACTGACCTCAAATACGTAATTACTGTACCAGCCATCTGGGGCATAGCTGCCAAACAGTTCATGAGAGAAGCAGCGATTGAG GCTGGTATCGAGAGCGATCGTCTAAAGTTGGCCCTGGAGCCTGAGGCAGCCGCGGTCTGTTATGAGGCCCTCGGTCACACGTTAGCTGGAAAAACGTTCATGGTCGTCGACATTGGAG gTGGAACTGCTGACATATCTGTCTACGAAAAACAAAGTGATGATTCACTGAAGAATATTCACGCCCCTAGCGGCGGTCCATGGGGCGGAATATATGTCGATGCAAACTTCATAGCGTTTATGACAGAAGTATTTGGGACAATGGCCATTAATGCCTTGCAAAGTGAAGACATGTACGATTACTTTGATATGATTCGTGACTTTGAGGTAAAGAAGAGGAAATTTGAGTTTGATTCTAAGACCGATATCACATTTCGCATCCCAGTGGTACTCAAGGAAATTTCAGAGAATCAGTGTCATCAGTCTTTATCCGACCGACTAGAATCTTTGAAATACGGTAAACGAGTTTTCACGAGAGGAAGAGATAAGCTTGCTGTCGACTCGTCAATCATGCAAAGTTGGTTCACAGATCCGGTTTCCAAGACGGTGAACCACATAAGCAGTATTCTTAAAGAAGAACGAATGAAAGATGTTGGTCTTATCGTCGTAGTTGGAGGGTTTGCGGAGAGTCCATACGTACAGCAGAGGATTAAGGAAGAACTACCCGGGAAACAGCTGCTCATTCCTGGGGAGGCTGGTCTGGCCGTACTGAAGGGAGCCGTGATGTTTGGGCACAAACCTGACATCATTTCATCCAGGGTTATGGATTACACGTATGGGGTACGTGGATGGAAACAATATGACGAGGAAATACATCCTGCCGAAAGGAAAGTATACAAACACGGAAAATGGAGAGTCAATAACATTTTCAAGGTATTTGTTAGAGCGAATGAAGAGGTGCAAGTTGATTCCAAGCTGACACATGAAGCCAATCCTCACTCCACACAAAGCTGTATTGCCATATACAGGACGAAAGACAGGGATCCAGCCTTCACAACAGATTTTGGATGTGAGCAACTTGGTGAACTTGTAATTTACCGAGACAAAACTATTCCATTGGAGGAACAACAAAATAAGACAACGTTTATGTTCGGAGACACCGAATTGCATGTGATGTGTGAGAACGTTAAGACTGGGAAAGTGGAAACACTAAcacttgatttgagtcattaa
- the LOC127836368 gene encoding heat shock 70 kDa protein 12B-like isoform X2 produces the protein MASGSQSLIVAAFDFGTTYSGYAFSFKDSPDNVITNKSWTAGSGKLISHKTPTSVLLNEDGEFDSFGFDAEDKYSSLAEDGKHHGWRLFRRFKMVLQNQRISRSATVEDLEGKTFLAKPIFTMSLKYLQKHLLDALSMSKIGTRETDLKYVITVPAIWGIAAKQFMREAAIEAGIESDRLKLALEPEAAAVCYEALGHTLAGKTFMVVDIGGGTADISVYEKQSDDSLKNIHAPSGGPWGGIYVDANFIAFMTEVFGTMAINALQSEDMYDYFDMIRDFEVKKRKFEFDSKTDITFRIPVVLKEISENQCHQSLSDRLESLKYGKRVFTRGRDKLAVDSSIMQSWFTDPVSKTVNHISSILKEERMKDVGLIVVVGGFAESPYVQQRIKEELPGKQLLIPGEAGLAVLKGAVMFGHKPDIISSRVMDYTYGVRGWKQYDEEIHPAERKVYKHGKWRVNNIFKVFVRANEEVQVDSKLTHEANPHSTQSCIAIYRTKDRDPAFTTDFGCEQLGELVIYRDKTIPLEEQQNKTTFMFGDTELHVMCENVKTGKVETLTLDLSH, from the exons ATGGCTAGCGGAAGTCAATCCCTGATAGTGGCCGCCTTCGACTTTGGAACCACGTACAGCGGATATGCGTTCTCCTTCAAAGACTCTCCAGACAACGTCATAACTAACAAGAGTTGGACTGCCGGGTCTGGTAAACTAATATCACATAAAACACCAACAAGTGTTCTTCTTAATGAGGATGGTGAGTTCGACTCTTTTGGATTCGACGCCGAGGATAAGTATTCATCTTTGGCAGAGGACGGAAAACACCATGGTTGGAGACTGTTTAGAAGATTTAAGATGGTTCTACAGAATCAG CGAATTTCGCGTTCAGCAACCGTTGAAGATTTGGAAGGTAAAACTTTCCTAGCCAAACCGATATTTACGATGTCGCTCAAGTATCTACAGAAACACCTGTTGGATGCTTTGAGTATGAGTAAAATTGGGACGAGAGAAACTGACCTCAAATACGTAATTACTGTACCAGCCATCTGGGGCATAGCTGCCAAACAGTTCATGAGAGAAGCAGCGATTGAG GCTGGTATCGAGAGCGATCGTCTAAAGTTGGCCCTGGAGCCTGAGGCAGCCGCGGTCTGTTATGAGGCCCTCGGTCACACGTTAGCTGGAAAAACGTTCATGGTCGTCGACATTGGAG gTGGAACTGCTGACATATCTGTCTACGAAAAACAAAGTGATGATTCACTGAAGAATATTCACGCCCCTAGCGGCGGTCCATGGGGCGGAATATATGTCGATGCAAACTTCATAGCGTTTATGACAGAAGTATTTGGGACAATGGCCATTAATGCCTTGCAAAGTGAAGACATGTACGATTACTTTGATATGATTCGTGACTTTGAGGTAAAGAAGAGGAAATTTGAGTTTGATTCTAAGACCGATATCACATTTCGCATCCCAGTGGTACTCAAGGAAATTTCAGAGAATCAGTGTCATCAGTCTTTATCCGACCGACTAGAATCTTTGAAATACGGTAAACGAGTTTTCACGAGAGGAAGAGATAAGCTTGCTGTCGACTCGTCAATCATGCAAAGTTGGTTCACAGATCCGGTTTCCAAGACGGTGAACCACATAAGCAGTATTCTTAAAGAAGAACGAATGAAAGATGTTGGTCTTATCGTCGTAGTTGGAGGGTTTGCGGAGAGTCCATACGTACAGCAGAGGATTAAGGAAGAACTACCCGGGAAACAGCTGCTCATTCCTGGGGAGGCTGGTCTGGCCGTACTGAAGGGAGCCGTGATGTTTGGGCACAAACCTGACATCATTTCATCCAGGGTTATGGATTACACGTATGGGGTACGTGGATGGAAACAATATGACGAGGAAATACATCCTGCCGAAAGGAAAGTATACAAACACGGAAAATGGAGAGTCAATAACATTTTCAAGGTATTTGTTAGAGCGAATGAAGAGGTGCAAGTTGATTCCAAGCTGACACATGAAGCCAATCCTCACTCCACACAAAGCTGTATTGCCATATACAGGACGAAAGACAGGGATCCAGCCTTCACAACAGATTTTGGATGTGAGCAACTTGGTGAACTTGTAATTTACCGAGACAAAACTATTCCATTGGAGGAACAACAAAATAAGACAACGTTTATGTTCGGAGACACCGAATTGCATGTGATGTGTGAGAACGTTAAGACTGGGAAAGTGGAAACACTAAcacttgatttgagtcattaa